From a single Aquarana catesbeiana isolate 2022-GZ linkage group LG09, ASM4218655v1, whole genome shotgun sequence genomic region:
- the PHF1 gene encoding PHD finger protein 1 — protein MEGRETPTRPSRTSPASPRVTPALVKRPRFQTLARFWEGQDVLARWTDGLLYLGIIKKVDSAQETCLVRFEDNSQFSVLWKDIFPPAVPGKEQLCCVCNSQSCTSDNKLVHCGKCKHAYHQECHVPSVPGDTDSPGSSWMCRQCVFAVATKRGGALKKGPYARSMLHMKLSLPYQLKSLEWDPLHLTNKQQCYCYCGGPGEWNMKMLQCCRCLQWFHESCTQCLSKPLLYGDRFYIFECSVCTRGPENAWRLPLAWVDVSHLVLYHLSICCKKKYFDFEREILSFVNENWESLLLGDLTDTPRTERYSNLLHALTAQKDRFISGKEIKKKKCLFGLQSRVPPPAPQSTVTELRLQDTDVRSPTPCVSSLSGRMGVLKRPPHKTKTPSIVQRTRKERQKLQRAVTQDAIQNPISPNQEYVGYRGSTYNFRRTGARCLQSHPIRMFASFHPSANTSGSVAASLQSSEVTPAISEGSTLLSEVLDSSAPVASPSKTSTSPPRPSSSSSSEGCDWSETVEQGMRVLAKRVTAEGNTQYLVEYEEGGIF, from the exons GGCTCGCTTCTGGGAGGGTCAAGACGTTTTGGCCCGGTGGACGGACGGACTGCTGTACCTGGGCATTATAAAGAAA GTGGATAGTGCACAAGAGACGTGTCTGGTCCGCTTTGAAGATAACTCCCAGTTCTCAGTGCTGTGGAAGGACATCTTTCCTC CTGCCGTCCCGGGGAAGGAGCAGCTGTGCTGCGTGTGTAACTCACAGTCGTGTACCTCTGACAATAAACTCGTGCATTGTGGGAAGTGCAAGCACG CTTATCACCAGGAATGCCATGTTCCCAGTGTCCCCGGCGATACAGATAGTCCCGGCAGTTCCTGGATGTGCAGACAATGTGTCTTTGCTGTGGCTACCAAG AGAGGTGGCGCTCTCAAAAAGGGCCCCTATGCCCGCTCAATGCTACACATGAAACTGTCTTTGCCCTACCAGTTGAAGTCTTTAGAGTGGGACCCACTTCATTTAACCAATAAACAGCAGTGTTACTGCTACTGCGGGGGGCCTGGAGA ATGGAACATGAAGATGCTTCAGTGCTGTCGCTGTCTTCAGTGGTTTCATGAGTCTTGTACACAGTGTCTGAGCAAACCCCTTTTGTACGGAGACAG GTTTTACATTTTTGAGTGCTCAGTCTGTACGCGAGGTCCAGAAAACGCCTGGAGACTTCCCCTGGCATG GGTGGACGTTTCACACCTCGTCCTATATCACCTCAGTATTTGTTGTAAGAAGAAATATTTTGATTTTGAGCGGGAGATCCTGTCCTTTGTAAACGAAAACTGGGAGAGTCTTTTATTAGGAGAT CTCACAGATACTCCTCGAACAGAACGGTACTCTAATCTGCTTCATGCTCTGACAGCTCAGAAAGACAG ATTTATTTCCGGGAAGGAGATCAAGAAAAAAAAGTGTCTATTTGGGCTGCAGAGCCGTGTTCCCCCTCCCGCCCCACAGAGTACAGTGACTGAGCTGAGGCTACAGGACACAGACGTAAGGAGCCCCACTCCTTGTGTAAG TTCCCTTTCAGGGAGGATGGGGGTCCTGAAACGCCCCCCACACAAAACAAAGACGCCAAGCATAGTGCAAAGGACGCGGAAGGAGAGGCAGAAGCTGCAGAGAGCTGTTACCCAG GATGCGATACAAAATCCAATCAGTCCTAACCAAGAGTATGTGGGATACCGCGGCAGCACCTACAACTTCAGACGCACCGGCGCACGCTGCCTGCAGAG CCATCCGATTCGGATGTTCGCCTCTTTTCACCCCTCTGCCAACACCTCCGGATCTGTAGCTGCTTCTCTGCAGTCCAG CGAGGTGACTCCTGCCATCTCAGAAGGTTCCACCCTGCTGTCTGAAGTTTTGGACTCATCAGCCCCGGTCGCCTCTCCCAGCAAGACTTCAACCTCTCCTCCTCGGCcctcatcctcttcctcttcagAAGGTTGCGATTggtcagaaactgtggagcagGGAATGCGCGTGCTGGCCAAGCGGGTCACCGCAGAAGGGAATACCCAGTATCTGGTGGAGTATGAGGAAGGCGGCATCTTCTGA